A segment of the Asinibacterium sp. OR53 genome:
GCAATTCGACAATGTAATGCTGGCAAGGGAAAGGGCGAAGAATGCAAAGTGGGAAGCAATAGAACACCTCGATCAATACCTCGAAGAATTTGAAAAGAAAATAACGGCCCGGGGCGCTAAAATTATCTGGGCCGAAAATGCAGAGCAGGCATTGGATGCTGTTGGTACCATCTGCAAAGAAAAGAACTGCAAGACGTTGGTGAAGAGCAAGAGTATGGTAACGGAGGAAATACACCTGAACCGTTTCCTGGAATCGAAGGGCATTGAAAGCGTGGAAACCGACCTGGGCGAATACATTCAGCAGTTGGATGGAGAACCTCCTTATCATATTGTAACACCGGCCATGCACAAAAGCAAGGAAGACGTGGCCAGGGTATTTGCAGATAAGCTGGGAACGGCACCGGGATTGAGTCCGGAAGAACTAACGATCATCGCACGTAATAAACTCCGTGAAAAATATGTGCAGGCAGAGATAGGTGTAACCGGTGCAAATTTCATTGTTGCCGATGTTGGCGGAATAGCGGTAACAGAGAATGAAGGTAATGCAAGGCTCAGTTGTGCTTGGCCCAAAACACATATTGTGATTGTAGGCATTGAAAAAGTGATTCCTTCTTTAGAAGATATTGCCTTGTTCTGGCCCTTGCTGGCTACTTATGGAACAGGGCAACAGGTAACGGTTTACAACAGCCTTGTTATGGGCCCAAGGCAGGCTAATGAAACAGACGGACCCGAAGAAATGTTCGTAATACTGCTCGACAACGGCCGTACCAACCTGCTGGCCAATCCCAAAACAAGAGAAGCTTTGTATTGCATACGTTGCGGCGCCTGTTTGAATGCTTGTCCGGTTTATAAGAATATCGGCGGCCATGCGTATGAAACTACTTA
Coding sequences within it:
- a CDS encoding LutB/LldF family L-lactate oxidation iron-sulfur protein; protein product: MKENAESFLAKSSVKAADLDHRRKINFNISRYNAVVPQGKKQFDNVMLARERAKNAKWEAIEHLDQYLEEFEKKITARGAKIIWAENAEQALDAVGTICKEKNCKTLVKSKSMVTEEIHLNRFLESKGIESVETDLGEYIQQLDGEPPYHIVTPAMHKSKEDVARVFADKLGTAPGLSPEELTIIARNKLREKYVQAEIGVTGANFIVADVGGIAVTENEGNARLSCAWPKTHIVIVGIEKVIPSLEDIALFWPLLATYGTGQQVTVYNSLVMGPRQANETDGPEEMFVILLDNGRTNLLANPKTREALYCIRCGACLNACPVYKNIGGHAYETTYSGPIGKVITPYLKGMDEYKHLSYASSLCGNCTEVCPVRINLHELLLETRHEAVLQGTSSIAERLAWKAWKAASLSRNMMNMGNGRIKNWVVNKVFKGWTAHRSELDFSQKTFNQMWQEKNAKA